One Phyllostomus discolor isolate MPI-MPIP mPhyDis1 chromosome 10, mPhyDis1.pri.v3, whole genome shotgun sequence genomic window carries:
- the LOC114507542 gene encoding LOW QUALITY PROTEIN: F-actin-capping protein subunit beta-like (The sequence of the model RefSeq protein was modified relative to this genomic sequence to represent the inferred CDS: inserted 3 bases in 2 codons), with protein MSDQQLDCALDLMRHLPPQQIEKNLSDLIDLVPSLCNDLLSSVDQPLKIARDKVVGKDYLLCDYNRDRDSYRSPWSNKYDPPLEDGATPSTWLRKLEVEANNAFDQYQDLYFEGSVWSVYLWDLDHCFAGVILIKKAGDGSKKIKGCWDSIHVVEVQKSSGRTAHDKPTSMVMLWLQTNKSGXGTRNLGGSLTRQMEKDETGSDSSLHIANIGRLVEDMXNKIRSTLNEIYFGKTKDIVSGLRSVQTFAGKCKQEALKNDLVEALKRKQKC; from the exons ATGAGTGATCAGCAGCTGGACTGTGCCTTGGACTTAATGAGGCACCTGCCTCCACAGCAGATCGAGAAAAACCTCAGCGACCTGATCGACCTGGTCCCCAGTCTATGCAATGATCTCCTGTCTTCTGTTGACCAGCCACTGAAAATCGCCAGAGACAAGGTGGTGGGAAAGGATTACCTTTTGTGCGATTACAACAGAGACAGGGACTCCTATAGGTCACCATGGAGTAACAAGTATGACCCTCCCTTGGAAGACGGGGCCACGCCTTCTACTTGGCTGAGAAAGCTGGAGGTGGAAGCCAACAATGCCTTTGACCAGTACCAAGACCTGTATTTTGAAGGCAGCGTCTGGTCTGTCTACCTCTGGGATCTGGATCACTGCTTCGCGGGAGTGATCCTCATAAAGAAGGCTGGAGACGGATCAAAGAAGATCAAAGGCTGCTGGGACTCCATCCACGTGGTGGAAGTGCAGAAGTCCAGTGGTCGTACTGCCCATGACAAGCCAACCTCCATGGTGATGCTGTGGCTGCAAACCAACAAATCCG TTGGCACCAGGAACCTCGGAGGCAGCCTGACCAGACAGATGGAGAAGGACGAAACTGGGAGCGACAGCTCGCTGCACATAGCCAACATCGGCCGCCTGGTAGAGGACAT GAACAAAATCAGAAGTACACTAAATGAGATATACTTTGGGAAAACAAAGGACATTGTCAGTGGGCTGAGGTCTGTGCAGACGTTTGCAGGCAAATGCAAACAAGAAGCTCTTAAGAACGACCTGGTGGAGGCGttgaagagaaagcagaaatgtTAA